From one Colletotrichum destructivum chromosome 3, complete sequence genomic stretch:
- a CDS encoding Putative N-acetylglutamate synthase, fungal, translating into MRAPVLKQASNLVARAPFAIDSCSPPNCRLYHRPRLGTHQEEALQNALSAVRHSSSSKARERKRAEDRDFIVSVLEASATRRDAKGYLQKYAPQSGDGASKKRKADELPGAPDQSYSPIRVVNQAPKFIQGSDSKVETTLPLDEPINLAIVKIRLPQDIDDDMLSAIAKTLTQLRKLGLVSLIVLDGGPASNRKLLREQSWRAQQAVETFGEPGCILLDQCVADAESHTPQTQGFMPSGVYVQHPHLLLRALQDNAIVIVPPVTMAHDLKSIDVVDADETIVALTKYFCGLQFNASNQPIGSLGSSLSPGVKVASVEKVIILDPAGGTPLSDVHDDSCHRYINLEQEFEGIMYGLTHPSGSEARRGKVPEDIRQVHARNLDLSRKVLAMLPSTSSAIISTPSAAANKPIQEFTRVTTRNRQNPLIHNLLTDKPVFSSSLPLERVRSGKKGDAVSGETHVATLLKRGMPLTVYPDPTVSAWLPPSPGGPRLRLTDTCIDLPRLVHLINDSFNRELDVQHYLERVNEKLAGVIIAGEYEGGAILTWERPFGLDEATAYKTGRLVPYLDKFAVLKSRQGSGGVADVVFNAMVRGCFPEGVCWRSRQDNPVNKWYFERSLGTWKLKDTNWTMFWTTPHLPLSDPKLLDYEDVCREIEPSWADSKPPD; encoded by the exons ATGCGGGCTCCGGTCTTGAAGCAAGCGAGCAACCTGGTTGCGAGG GCACCTTTCGCTATTGACTCATGTAGTCCGCCTAATTGCAGACTTTATCACCGCCCGCGGTTAGGCACTCACCAAGAGGAGGCATTGCAAAATGCACTGTCTGCAGTTCGCCACTCTTCGAGCTCCaaagcgagagagagaaagcggGCGGAAGACAGG GACTTCATCGTATCTGTTCTAGAGGCATCGGCTACCCGTCGTGATGCCAAGGGATACCTTCAAAAATATGCTCCTCagtcgggcgacggcgcaTCCAAGAAGCGCAAAGCAGATGAGCTGCCAGGAGCACCCGACCAGTCTTATTCGCCCATCCGAGTTGTCAATCAGGCACCGAAGTTCATTCAGGGTAGCGACAGCAAGGTCGAAACCACTCTTCCCCTTGATGAGCCCATCAATTTGGCTATTGTCAAAATACGTCTTCCGCAAGacattgacgacgacatgCTGAGTGCCATCGCCAAGACCCTGACCCAGCTCAGAAAGCTCGGTCTCGTGAGTCTCATTGTCCTGGATGGAGGGCCAGCCTCGAACCGGAAACTGCTCCGTGAGCAATCTTGGCGGGCTCAACAAGCCGTTGAGACCTTTGGTGAACCGGGGTGCATTCTTCTTGACCAGTGtgtcgccgatgccgaaTCACATACACCTCAAACCCAGGGTTTTATGCCCTCCGGTGTTTATGTCCAGCACCCGCATCTCTTGCTACGAGCCCTGCAAGACAACGCTATTGTAATCGTGCCGCCTGTCACCATGGCCCACGACTTGAAGAGCATTGATGTGGTTGATGCCGACGAAACCATCGTTGCGCTTACCAAGTACTTCTGCGGGCTACAGTTCAACGCCTCCAATCAACCGATTGGCTCTCTAGGCTCCAGTCTCAGTCCGGGCGTCAAGGTCGCTTCGGTTGAGAAGGTCATCATCCTGGATCCAGCCGGCGGCACACCCCTCTCTGACGTACACGATGACTCTTGTCATCGGTACATCAACCTCGAGCAGGAATTCGAAGGCATCATGTATGGACTCACACATCCTTCGGGGTCAGAAGCGCGGCGAGGCAAAGTTCCTGAAGACATACGGCAGGTTCATGCCCGCAACCTTGACTTGTCAAGAAAGGTGCTTGCAATGTTACCCTCGACGTCTtccgccatcatcagcaccccttctgctgctgcaaaTAAACCCATTCAGGAGTTCACCAGGGTCACGACTCGTAACAGGCAGAACCCCCTGATCCACAACCTACTGACGGACAAGCCTGTCTTCTCGTCATCACTACCCCTCGAGCGAGTCCGGTCAGGGAAGAAAGGCGATGCAGTATCCGGCGAGACACATGTGGCAACTTTGCTCAAGCGCGGCATGCCTCTCACAGTGTACCCTGACCCTACAGTCAGTGCCTGGCTGCCGCCTAGCCCCGGAGGCCCACGCCTGAGGCTTACAGACACCTGCATAGACCTGCCACGGCTAGTCCATCTTATCAATGATTCTTTCAACCGTGAGTTGGACGTTCAGCATTATTTGGAGCGTGTCAACGAGAAGTTGGCTGGCGTCATCATTGCTGGGGAGTACGAAGGCGGAGCTATTCTGACGTGGGAGAGGCCGTTTGGATTGGACGAGGCCACGGCTTACAAGACAGGACGCCTCGTTCCGTATCTGGACAAGTTTGCGGTGCTCAAAAGTCGCCAGGGCAGCGGCGGTGTCGCTGATGTGGTTTTCAACGCTATGGTAAGAGGCTGCTTCCCGGAGGGCGTTTGTTGGCGGAGTCGCCAAGACAACCCTGTCAACAAATGGTATTTCGAGAGATCACTGGGAACATGGAAGCTGAAGGACACCAACTGGACCATGTTTTGGACAACTCCCCATCTGCCACTGAGCGATCCGAAGTTGCTGGATTATGAGGACGTTTGCCGCGAGATTGAGCCATCTTGGGCAGATTCGAAGCCGCCAGATTGA
- a CDS encoding Putative BAR domain-containing protein — protein sequence MDFKNFGKNITSFGASITPFASRTFQYTKEQLGQAEDKTQLPPDYIDLEKRVDALKQVHQKMLAVTSQYSNEAYDYPPNIKETFQDLGRTVSEKVTLLSSAASPAEAQAALTAPPTAKPQPKTFNHAIARASLSSSQVLHQQHTGAGEDPLATALEKYALAMERVGEARMAQDAQIQSRFLAGWNTTLNTNLKFATRARQNVEKSRLTLDAAKARAHGTTWKIGPGSPRPEEPQPQELSPEAQEEIEKAEDEFVTQTEEAVGVMKNVLDTPEPLRNLADLIAAQIEYHKRAYEILSELAPVVDGLQVEQEASYRKSRENAS from the exons ATGGATTTCAAAAACTTCGGAAAGAACATTAC CTCCTTCGGGGCCTCCATTACCCCCTTCGCCTCCCGTACCTTTCAGTACACCAAGGAACAGCTTGGCCAAGCTGAGGACAAG ACCCAACTCCCTCCTGACTacatcgacctcgagaagagAGTCGACGCTCTCAAGCAGGTCCATCAAAAGATGCTGGCTGTGAC TTCTCAATACTCGAACGAGGCCTATGACTACCCTCCCAACATCAAGGAGACCTTCCAGGATCTCGGCCGCACCGTTAGCGAGAAGGTCActctcctctcttccgcCGCCTCTCCTGCCGAGGCTCAAGCCGCCCTCACGGCCCCTCCTACTGCGAAACCTCAGCCAAAGACATTTAACCATGCCATTGCCAGAGCCAGTCTGTCAAGCAGCCAGGTCCTGCACCAACAACACACCGGCGCAGGGGAGGACCCCTTGGCTACGGCACTCGAGAAGTATGCCTTGGCTATGGAGCGCGTTGGCGAGGCCCGGATGGCCCAGGACGCTCAAATCCAGAGTCGCTTTCTTGCCGGCTGGAACACGACCCTGAACACCAACCTCAAGTTCGCGACTCGTGCCCGCCAGAACGTCGAGAAGTCACGCTTGACGCTCGATGCCGCAAAGGCTCGCGCCCACGGTACTACCTGGAAGATCGGTCCCGGCTCCCCTCGTCCGGAGGAGCCCCAGCCTCAGGAGTTGAGCCCCGAGGCTCAGGAGGAaatcgagaaggccgaggacgagttcgTCACGCAGACCGAGGAGGCTGTTGGTGTTATGAAGAAC GTTCTCGATACCCCCGAGCCTCTCCGCAACCTTGCCGACCTGATTGCTGCCCAGATCGAGTACCACAAGCGGGCCTACGAGATCCTGAGTGAACTCGCTCCCGTCGTGGATGGCCTGCAGGTTGAGCAGGAG GCCAGCTACCGCAAGAGCCGTGAGAACGCCTCTTAG